Genomic segment of Abditibacteriaceae bacterium:
CGATTCGCGTCGATTACTTCCAGGCTGTCTCCGCGCCTTCGGCTATCGGCTTGTATTGGGAATCGAAAAGCCAGGCCAAAGAATTTGTGCCGCAGGATCGCTTGTTCTACCCACTCGCCGGAAGCAAAGACGATCTGGCGAAAGATGAAAAGCCTCAGTAACGACGGCGCATGTTGATTAGTCTTTTGGGTGGCGGGTGAAACAGGCTCGACACCCAAGGGCTTTGGAAAGTACAGTCGAATTCGACTGTACTTTGCGTGAAATTTGAACCCTATGAAACATATCCATGCCCTGGGCATTGCAGGCACGTTGCTGTATTCAACGGGCGCGGCCATTGCGCAGAGTCCTCCTGCTGCTAAACCCGCTGCGCCCAAAGCGGCGACTCCAAAAGCAGCAGCGCCTGCCAAAGCGCCGGTTGATCCGAAACTGGCCCAGATTCGTGATTTTATCGCCGCGATTCGCAATGGTGAAACGGCGAAAGTACGCCAGTTTCTGGCGACAAAGACCATTGATGTCAACGTCGCTGACCGCAACGGTTCGACGGCACTGATGCAAGCCGCTGCCGCTGGTTGGGTCGATATCTGCGGCCTGTTGCTTGATGCCGGTGCCAACGTTAATGCAGTGGATAAAGACAAATTTTCGCCTCTGCTCATTGCCGCGTATTCGGGTCACGAGCCCGTCGCAGCGCTGCTGATTGCGCGCGGCGCCGACCGCGACGCGCGCGACAACAAAGGCCACACCCTGCTGATGGCTGCGGCGTTTTCGCGTCAGCCCGCCGTAATGAAATTGCTGCTGGCATTCAAGCCCGACACGAAAGTCCGCGACAACTCCGGTTTCGGCGCGCTGACGGTTGCGGCCGGAGCGAACAATCTGGACAATGTGCGTTTGCTGCTCGATGCCCGCGCCGACCCAAACGAGACTTCCAACGCCGGTTTTACGCCGCTGATGCAGGCGAGTGCTTCCAGGACACCGGAAGTTGTGAAGCTGTTGCTCGACCGGGGCGCCAAAGTCAATGCGCAGGCGGCGAAAGGCTCGACTGCGCTGCTGGTGGCTTCCTACGCGGGTAATACCGACATCGTAAAAATGCTGCTCGACCGGGGCGCGGATGTCAAAGCGCGCAACGATCTTGGGCACACGCCGCTTCTGGGCGCGGCGTTTCGCGGCAATCTGCAGGTCGCCGAAATGCTGCTCGGCAGAAATCCACCAATCGACGCGCCCACTGAAGCCGGCATCACGCCACTCATGCAAGCGGCGCATGGAGGCCACAAAGCGGTTGTGCACCTGCTGCTCAGTCGCAACGCCGATTTCAAGGTGCGAACGAAAACCAACCTGACGGCGATGATGCTCGCAGCCAGCATGGGACACGAAGACGTCGTAAAAGTGCTACTCCAGGCCGGAGCGGACATCAACGAAACCGACGATTCGCGCCAGACGGCTTTGCGCTGGGCGCAAAAGCGCAATCAGGAAGAAGTCGTCGCGCTTTTGCTGAGTGCCGGAGCCAGAGA
This window contains:
- a CDS encoding ankyrin repeat domain-containing protein, with translation MKHIHALGIAGTLLYSTGAAIAQSPPAAKPAAPKAATPKAAAPAKAPVDPKLAQIRDFIAAIRNGETAKVRQFLATKTIDVNVADRNGSTALMQAAAAGWVDICGLLLDAGANVNAVDKDKFSPLLIAAYSGHEPVAALLIARGADRDARDNKGHTLLMAAAFSRQPAVMKLLLAFKPDTKVRDNSGFGALTVAAGANNLDNVRLLLDARADPNETSNAGFTPLMQASASRTPEVVKLLLDRGAKVNAQAAKGSTALLVASYAGNTDIVKMLLDRGADVKARNDLGHTPLLGAAFRGNLQVAEMLLGRNPPIDAPTEAGITPLMQAAHGGHKAVVHLLLSRNADFKVRTKTNLTAMMLAASMGHEDVVKVLLQAGADINETDDSRQTALRWAQKRNQEEVVALLLSAGAREIEPLALNARPENNNDASNNTERSE